A stretch of Brassica napus cultivar Da-Ae chromosome C6, Da-Ae, whole genome shotgun sequence DNA encodes these proteins:
- the LOC125588478 gene encoding glutathione S-transferase T3-like, whose translation MANNSNFFTRFLLSQNTVDLDSPEPFWYGSHGPDESGSEVPVTSPVLSGRDVRAKSAVNSNPSSVSERRKWSPTEDKILIGAWLNTSKDPVVSNEQKAGAFWYRIVEYYNASPLLSGTIRRELMSCKQRWSRINGDVAKFAGCYDAALREQRSGQNDDDVMKTALDIFFKMVGYKFTMDHCWRELRHDQKWCSSYPAKDVGKEKRKQAVEVDTEEEQFVDPEVRPPGVKAAKAGLRMWEGVTGAFGL comes from the exons ATGGCTAATAACTCAAATTTTTTTACTAGATTTCTCCTTAGTCAAAATACAGTTGACCTTGATTCACCAGAACCTTTTTGGTACGGTAGTCACGGTCCTGATGAGTCTGGTAGCGAGGTTCCTGTTACGTCTCCTGTGCTGTCTGGTAGGGACGTTCGTGCTAAGTCTGCTGTGAATTCTAATCCCTCATCAGTTTCTGAGAGGAGGAAATGGTCTCCCACAGAGGATAAAATCCTTATTGGTGCTTGGCTTAACACCAGTAAGGACCCTGTGGTGAGCAACGAGCAGAAAGCCGGTGCTTTCTGGTACCGTATAGTAGAGTACTACAACGCAAGTCCTCTCCTGTCTGGGACAATACGGAGAGAACTAATGTCTTGCAAGCAGAGGTGGTCTAGGATAAACGGCGACGTAGCCAAGTTTGCTGGCTGCTATGATGCGGCTCTGAGGGAGCAGAGAAGTGGGCAAAACgatgatgatgtgatgaaaaCGGCGTTAGACATTTTCTTCAAAATGGTCGGCTACAAGTTCACCATGGATCACTGCTGGAGGGAGCTGAGGCATGACCAGAAATGGTGCTCCTCTTATCCGGCAAAGGACGTTGGAAAGGAGAAGCGCAAACAAGCTGTGGAGGTGGATACAGAAGAAGAGCAATTTGTCGATCCAGAGGTTAGACCACCCGGGGTAAAGGCTGCGAAAGctg GTTTACGCATGTGGGAAGGAGTCACGGGTGCATTTGGTCTGTAG